Genomic window (Candidatus Fokinia cryptica):
AGTAAGTATAAGTTTCCTTACATTGTTAATATTGCACGTATTTGTGTCATTATTGAGCGTAAGTATGCTGTGTATTGCATGATGTTCTGAGTCTATTGGAATTATTTCTACTCCGAGTTTTATAGCATGTTCTATAAATAGTTTGTTCCCACATATTATAGCTTCTTTGTTGGCAATAATTAACCTCTTACATGAATGCATTGTTAGAATCGTTGGAATGAGACCGGCTATTCCGCTAATTGCACTTACACATGTATCATGTTGTTCGTATTGTAAGAAATTGCATATTTCTTCCGTTTCGGATAATATACGGACTTTTCTTTTAAAATCAGTACTCCTAATTTGTGAGATAGCACTTCTATTTGTGATTATTATATTTGTTATATCGAACTCTCTTACTATTTTTTCGAGCTTTTTGATATCAGAGCCTCTTGTCATAATACTCTTAATTGCATGAGTGCAACCAAGCTTTTTAAATGCTTGTAATGTAGCAAGACCAACACTACCAGTAACCCCTAATATTATAACCTTTTTCATATACAGATAAGCTTTTTTAACATGCATTTTCTATGATACTGTGTATATCCATTTTGTTTTAGCATTTCTATATGATATTTTGTAGCGTATCCCATATTTCGTTCTAATCCATATCCGCTATACATACTACTCATGTTACTTATAATAGTATCTCGTGTAACTTTTGCAATTATAGAGGCTGCTGCAATTGTTACGGATTTGGTATCTCCCTTTATTATGGGAATTACAAGAGCTTCAGGTATCTCAATTTTTCTGTTTCCATCTATAAGTGCTACGCAATTTGGAGAGCGAAGCATTGTTATTGCTCGTTGCATGCTAAGCTTAGCAGCATTTAGAATATTCATTTTCTCTATTTCACTGATGCTAGCACCTCCTACTGCATACTCTACTTCGAGCCTCATTAATTCATTATAAATATCCTCTCTCTTTTTTTTGGATAGCTTTTTAGAATCATTGATATTGAGTGAGAGCAAGCGCTCATCATATACAACAGCAGCACTTATAACAGGCCCTACTAATGAACCTACTCCACATTCATCAGCTCCAATTACTGCTTTTGTTTTATATTGCTCCTCTATCTCGTTATTTGGTAGTGTTGTCACGATTTACTTTTTAAATGATCTAAATTTAGTCATGGCTGAAATCAAGAAGAATATTACAGTTGGTATAGATTTTGGTACAACAAATTCACTTATAGCATTCGTAAATGAGGATAGCAAAGTGATTGTAGTACCAGTTAATGAAGATCTTAGTCGTTCCACTTTATTACCATCTGTAGTACGTCATGATTCGCTAGGAAAAAGTACGGAAATCATATCTGTAAAGAGACTGATAGGTGATAATCCTACCAGAAAGAAGTATATTAACTACTTTGGTGGTGAGGAGTTCGATTTTGGAAAAAATATAATAAGTATGGCGATGGGGATTTTTAAAAATCTTAGAAGTAAAGCAGAGGAATATACTGAATCTACGATTACTGATGCAGTGATAACTGTGCCAGCTCATTTCAATGATTCGGCGAGGATAAGTATTAAAACAGCTGCTGAGTTAGCTGGATTCAATGTAATTAGAATGATAAACGAACCGACAGCAGCTGCCATAGCTCATTGTATGTTAGACAACTTGAATGATAGAAGTATAATGGTGTACGATCTTGGAGGAGGGACTTTTGACATTTCTATCTTACAGGTTCGGAACAGAATATTTAGAGTTATATCTACTAGTGGAGATAGTACTTTAGGTGGTGATGATTTTGATATTGCTCTTGCTAATCTATTAAATGCTAAATGTGGCTTTGAAGAAAAAGTTATTACCAATGATATGGTTTTGCAAGCGAGGAAAATTAAAGAAATATTGAGTTTGTATGATAATTACACTGGTTCTTGGAGAGACCATGAAGTATGCTGCACGCGTTGTGAATTTGAAGAAGCAACTCAAACTTTAGTAGATAGAACATTTGATGTGATGCATATTGCGTTGAAAGATGCTCAATTGTCGTTAAATGATATTAGAGAAGTTATCTTTGTTGGAGGTGCGACTAGAATGCCAATGATTAAAGAAAAGGCTAAGAGATATATGAATGGTCTACAAGTCGATTTTTTAGCAGATAGTATAATCCTACCGGAGGAAGCTGTAGTAATAGGTGCAGCAATGCATGCTAAATCTCTTAGTTCACAAAATGGAACT
Coding sequences:
- a CDS encoding Hsp70 family protein produces the protein MAEIKKNITVGIDFGTTNSLIAFVNEDSKVIVVPVNEDLSRSTLLPSVVRHDSLGKSTEIISVKRLIGDNPTRKKYINYFGGEEFDFGKNIISMAMGIFKNLRSKAEEYTESTITDAVITVPAHFNDSARISIKTAAELAGFNVIRMINEPTAAAIAHCMLDNLNDRSIMVYDLGGGTFDISILQVRNRIFRVISTSGDSTLGGDDFDIALANLLNAKCGFEEKVITNDMVLQARKIKEILSLYDNYTGSWRDHEVCCTRCEFEEATQTLVDRTFDVMHIALKDAQLSLNDIREVIFVGGATRMPMIKEKAKRYMNGLQVDFLADSIILPEEAVVIGAAMHAKSLSSQNGTHLLLDVIPLSIGIEVLGGAVECIIPRNTPIPIMMKSVFTNSHEEQNSFDIHITQGEGEHVMQCKTLAKFKVPIIHKVKKQEAKLELLFCIDVNGILSVTAVERVGGTVRDVIIKPQYNLSEEEINALFIKENET
- a CDS encoding ribonuclease HII; protein product: MTTLPNNEIEEQYKTKAVIGADECGVGSLVGPVISAAVVYDERLLSLNINDSKKLSKKKREDIYNELMRLEVEYAVGGASISEIEKMNILNAAKLSMQRAITMLRSPNCVALIDGNRKIEIPEALVIPIIKGDTKSVTIAAASIIAKVTRDTIISNMSSMYSGYGLERNMGYATKYHIEMLKQNGYTQYHRKCMLKKLICI